One part of the Archaeoglobaceae archaeon genome encodes these proteins:
- a CDS encoding AAA family ATPase, whose amino-acid sequence MNEIIHGRQKAGVRLIDLSVEEAYRLAKESGLSEDYISENLQIKSDSTEELEISRFDMVTFHPSYSYEEFVEGIRVISENEQVRYFVEDGIFKKSALKAICMAILNSKFEDLKALASEIMEYLANGDSLSRERYSELKKSLWGKIEKMNKEDVIKLFSEAPEFYLLIDEINRGDISKIFGELITLLEADKRLSAENESIVTLPYSKEKFGVPPNLYIIATMNTADRSIALIDVALRRRFGFIELMPDYELLEKRLLSGEDSAKEVKKLTIEVLKSMNEKIKQLYDRDHQIGHSYFLRLEKCNSKEEAIRILKEIWYYEIIPLLQEYFYDSPEKLKEVAGNFVILEKDGNSYEIKKNFSDEDFLKELENLAGESVG is encoded by the coding sequence ATGAATGAAATAATCCATGGAAGACAAAAAGCGGGTGTAAGGCTTATAGATCTCAGTGTTGAAGAAGCTTATAGGTTAGCCAAAGAGTCTGGATTAAGCGAGGATTATATATCAGAAAACCTCCAGATCAAAAGTGACAGCACAGAAGAATTGGAGATTTCGAGATTTGACATGGTCACATTCCATCCGAGCTATTCCTATGAAGAGTTTGTCGAAGGTATCAGAGTCATTTCGGAAAATGAGCAAGTGAGATACTTCGTTGAGGATGGTATTTTCAAAAAGAGTGCCTTAAAGGCAATCTGCATGGCTATTCTAAATTCGAAATTCGAAGACCTGAAAGCTCTCGCATCTGAAATAATGGAATATCTCGCTAATGGTGATTCGTTGAGCAGGGAAAGATACTCTGAGTTGAAAAAATCGCTTTGGGGGAAAATTGAGAAAATGAACAAGGAAGATGTGATAAAACTTTTTTCAGAAGCTCCAGAATTCTATCTACTCATTGACGAGATAAACAGAGGAGACATCTCCAAGATCTTTGGCGAACTTATAACTTTGCTCGAAGCGGACAAAAGACTTTCTGCAGAGAACGAGAGCATTGTTACTTTGCCATACTCCAAAGAGAAGTTTGGAGTTCCACCAAATCTCTACATCATAGCAACTATGAACACCGCAGACAGGAGCATTGCCTTAATAGACGTTGCACTGCGAAGAAGATTTGGCTTCATTGAGCTCATGCCAGACTATGAGCTTCTTGAAAAGAGACTCTTATCTGGTGAAGATTCCGCAAAAGAAGTTAAAAAGCTCACAATCGAGGTTCTCAAATCTATGAACGAAAAAATCAAACAGCTTTACGACAGAGACCACCAGATAGGGCATAGCTACTTCCTCAGGCTTGAGAAATGCAATTCGAAGGAAGAAGCTATTAGGATTCTAAAGGAGATCTGGTATTATGAGATTATTCCTCTGCTACAAGAGTATTTCTACGACAGCCCAGAAAAGCTGAAAGAAGTCGCTGGAAACTTCGTAATCTTGGAAAAAGACGGCAATTCCTATGAAATAAAGAAGAACTTCTCTGACGAGGATTTCCTTAAAGAATTGGAAAATTTAGCTGGTGAGAGCGTTGGCTAA
- a CDS encoding type II toxin-antitoxin system CcdA family antitoxin, which yields MNYITVSAKVRKELVERAKKLGINVSEVIRGALEEEVKKREMEWAKTKIEEIASKAKLEKPSEQVIREFRDKR from the coding sequence ATGAACTACATCACAGTGTCTGCGAAAGTCAGGAAGGAGCTCGTGGAGAGAGCGAAAAAATTGGGTATCAATGTGAGCGAAGTCATAAGAGGAGCTCTTGAAGAAGAAGTTAAAAAGAGAGAAATGGAGTGGGCAAAGACAAAGATTGAAGAAATCGCTTCAAAAGCCAAGCTTGAAAAGCCTTCAGAGCAAGTTATTAGGGAGTTTAGGGATAAAAGATGA
- a CDS encoding DNA recombination protein RmuC, producing MIEYLIFAFTLLLLFLLYSYKDKTEELNKRLTNLEKSVQQMVENSVVRTIQNSASIFESLFASALAKNTEAIKGAFATSLKELGIQEDMGKLREASNDLKNITSDLKSMFEIKSSRAKFGELQLENLLRDLFPVQRLKFQENIGPGIPDACVLVEENRFLCIDSKFPLENFRKFCEAEKAEDKDKLWKMFLNDLERHVESIRSKYVGKENTMDFAFMFIPSNAIYYRIISESPEIAVEASKAGVILTSPSILPAYLNLISAKIRAEDISKSAERIQRSIDELGRHLEDFEGNLETLLRHVTNASNNVPKVQKSFNNLRAFYSNLSSLRDLEERK from the coding sequence GTGATAGAATATCTGATCTTTGCATTCACACTTCTACTGCTTTTTCTGCTTTACAGCTACAAGGACAAAACGGAAGAGCTGAATAAAAGGCTGACAAATCTCGAAAAAAGCGTGCAACAGATGGTTGAAAACTCAGTAGTAAGAACGATACAGAATTCAGCGAGCATTTTCGAGAGTCTTTTTGCTTCAGCCCTTGCAAAGAACACCGAAGCAATCAAAGGAGCCTTTGCGACTTCACTTAAAGAGCTTGGAATTCAAGAAGATATGGGAAAGCTGAGAGAAGCTTCAAACGACCTGAAAAACATAACATCCGATTTGAAGTCGATGTTCGAGATCAAAAGCTCGAGAGCGAAGTTTGGTGAGCTACAGCTTGAAAATCTGCTCAGAGATCTGTTTCCAGTGCAAAGACTAAAGTTTCAGGAGAATATAGGCCCCGGCATTCCGGATGCGTGCGTTCTTGTCGAAGAAAACAGATTTCTCTGCATCGACTCAAAGTTTCCGCTTGAGAACTTCAGGAAATTTTGCGAAGCTGAAAAGGCTGAAGATAAGGATAAGCTTTGGAAGATGTTTCTTAATGATTTGGAAAGACACGTGGAGAGCATAAGATCGAAATACGTCGGAAAGGAAAATACGATGGACTTTGCATTCATGTTCATTCCGTCAAATGCGATTTATTACAGAATAATCTCGGAATCTCCCGAAATTGCAGTTGAAGCTTCAAAAGCGGGAGTTATTCTCACGTCTCCTTCCATTCTGCCCGCTTATCTGAATTTAATTTCTGCTAAAATAAGGGCTGAGGATATCTCGAAAAGTGCGGAGAGAATTCAGCGGAGCATAGATGAACTCGGAAGGCACTTAGAAGACTTCGAAGGAAATCTAGAAACTCTGCTCAGGCACGTGACCAACGCAAGCAACAATGTTCCAAAGGTTCAGAAATCATTTAACAATTTAAGAGCCTTTTACTCTAATTTGAGCAGTCTACGGGACTTGGAGGAGAGAAAATGA
- a CDS encoding zinc ribbon domain-containing protein, with protein sequence MPFCKQCGKEIPQDAYFCPYCGADQTSTAPTRGVYVYEIKNTGLTAILALIPGVFGFWGIGHIYVGKIWKGLILLGIGIPGVITIFVFPLAILIATKDLASVISAFFILFLVYFLIFIWQVYDAYKLAKYYNQYVHQNGKPPW encoded by the coding sequence ATGCCTTTCTGTAAACAATGTGGTAAAGAAATTCCACAGGATGCCTATTTCTGCCCCTATTGTGGTGCGGATCAAACTTCAACTGCTCCAACTCGAGGGGTGTATGTTTACGAGATAAAAAATACGGGTTTGACAGCTATTTTAGCTCTAATACCTGGAGTCTTCGGATTTTGGGGTATAGGACACATCTATGTTGGAAAAATATGGAAGGGGCTCATCCTTCTTGGGATAGGTATACCCGGGGTAATAACTATCTTTGTTTTCCCTTTAGCAATTTTAATAGCCACAAAAGATCTTGCATCAGTGATTTCTGCATTCTTTATTCTTTTTTTGGTTTATTTCCTAATCTTCATCTGGCAGGTGTACGATGCGTATAAATTGGCCAAATACTACAACCAGTATGTTCATCAGAACGGAAAACCGCCTTGGTGA
- a CDS encoding ribonuclease J, giving the protein MKITIFDGADTIGGNKIYVEENGRGVFLDFGMNFARHSKYFEEFLRERNVRGIHDPLHLGLIPRLNVYRSDLIPSDVDLSSYPKLNVEAVLISHAHLDHFGNVAYLQESIPIVASPASLAVLKAMRDSGKQTGGSEIPYYSLRERCEDKRVLMAIQSKKQPYLGRNLVCTGEINKDLEEFLCYRPGQESGKGIEAGNICCLEEKDLSFEIKAFEVDHSVYGSLGYILYGNIAIAYTGDIRLHGRKESETKRFVSEAKNASVLIVEGTRAGRGDYNVTEKEVFENCLKAVEHAKGLVIADFSPRNIERLEMFKEIADKTGRQLVVTAKDAYMLQALELTDRICRMEGVGIYKELKEKRDKWETEVVMKSWENAYVDPVEINRDPESYILCFSFYDMKHLLDIKPSGGIYIYSSSEAHSEEQEFDFLRLQNWLKTFNFEIFGFEIINEGGKLKPEFVKGYHASGHASKEDLRWIIERIDPEVLIPVHTENAEWFVENFENVKVMGNGESFKCG; this is encoded by the coding sequence ATGAAAATAACGATCTTCGACGGTGCTGACACGATTGGAGGAAACAAGATCTACGTTGAAGAAAATGGCAGAGGTGTTTTTCTCGACTTTGGAATGAACTTTGCAAGGCACAGCAAATACTTTGAGGAGTTTCTAAGGGAAAGAAACGTGAGGGGGATCCATGATCCCCTTCATTTAGGGCTGATTCCAAGGCTTAACGTTTATAGGAGCGATCTGATCCCTTCAGACGTCGATCTTTCATCCTATCCGAAGTTAAATGTTGAAGCAGTGCTTATAAGCCATGCACATCTTGATCACTTTGGCAACGTCGCTTATCTTCAAGAAAGCATTCCAATCGTTGCTTCTCCAGCATCACTTGCAGTTCTAAAAGCTATGAGAGATTCTGGAAAGCAAACAGGGGGTAGCGAAATCCCTTACTACTCACTTAGAGAGCGTTGCGAAGACAAAAGGGTTCTAATGGCTATCCAGAGCAAAAAACAGCCTTACTTGGGCAGAAACCTTGTTTGCACAGGAGAAATAAATAAAGACCTCGAAGAATTTCTATGCTACCGCCCAGGTCAGGAATCTGGGAAAGGAATTGAAGCGGGAAATATTTGCTGTCTTGAAGAAAAAGATCTCTCCTTCGAGATCAAAGCTTTCGAGGTCGATCATTCTGTCTACGGTTCTCTGGGCTACATTCTCTATGGCAACATTGCGATCGCATACACAGGCGACATAAGGCTCCATGGTAGAAAAGAGAGTGAAACAAAGAGGTTTGTGAGCGAGGCGAAGAATGCAAGTGTTCTCATCGTAGAGGGCACGAGAGCGGGAAGGGGAGATTACAACGTTACGGAAAAGGAGGTTTTCGAGAACTGTCTTAAAGCGGTTGAGCATGCTAAGGGTTTGGTTATAGCCGACTTCTCCCCGAGGAACATCGAAAGACTTGAGATGTTCAAAGAAATAGCGGATAAAACAGGAAGACAACTCGTGGTCACAGCCAAAGACGCTTACATGCTGCAAGCCCTGGAATTAACGGATCGCATTTGCAGAATGGAAGGAGTTGGGATCTATAAAGAGCTAAAAGAAAAGAGAGACAAATGGGAAACTGAAGTTGTGATGAAGAGTTGGGAGAACGCTTATGTCGATCCTGTGGAGATAAACAGAGATCCCGAAAGCTACATTCTCTGCTTCTCCTTCTACGATATGAAGCATCTCCTCGACATAAAGCCCAGTGGGGGCATTTACATTTACTCTTCCAGCGAAGCCCACAGTGAAGAACAAGAATTTGATTTTCTAAGGCTTCAAAACTGGCTCAAAACCTTCAATTTCGAGATTTTTGGCTTTGAAATCATCAACGAGGGTGGTAAACTGAAGCCAGAGTTCGTTAAGGGCTATCACGCTTCTGGACATGCGTCGAAAGAGGATCTGAGATGGATCATTGAGAGGATCGATCCTGAAGTGCTGATTCCTGTGCACACTGAGAATGCAGAATGGTTTGTTGAGAATTTTGAAAACGTGAAGGTTATGGGTAATGGAGAAAGCTTCAAATGTGGATGA
- a CDS encoding HAD-IA family hydrolase encodes MKIKAVIFDLDDTLVDFIPAKLKACEEVVKLAQRGSAEELLNYFLRGKHGFEHYENIADFLRDHGVFSQELFLQCCEVYEKTKLERIRVYPGIEEVLKRLKELGFKLAVVTDAENGKAISRLKKFNLENYFDAIVSADMSGKRKPEPDSILLALEKLGVKVEEAVLVGDSIRRDITAGKRIGMITIFASYGATFISYAGDADFVADKPEDILKILQILQESQHGERSTRYP; translated from the coding sequence ATGAAAATAAAAGCAGTGATCTTCGATCTCGATGACACGCTTGTGGATTTTATTCCTGCAAAGCTTAAGGCATGCGAGGAAGTGGTCAAATTAGCTCAGCGAGGTTCTGCAGAAGAACTTTTGAACTACTTTCTTAGAGGAAAACATGGCTTCGAACACTACGAAAACATTGCAGACTTTCTTCGAGATCATGGTGTCTTTAGCCAGGAGCTATTCTTGCAATGCTGTGAAGTTTACGAGAAGACCAAGCTTGAAAGAATTCGAGTTTACCCGGGAATTGAGGAAGTTCTAAAAAGACTTAAAGAGCTCGGTTTTAAGCTTGCTGTTGTTACCGATGCAGAGAACGGCAAGGCAATTTCAAGGCTGAAAAAGTTCAATCTGGAAAATTATTTCGATGCCATTGTTTCTGCGGACATGAGCGGAAAGCGGAAGCCTGAGCCAGATTCAATTCTCTTAGCCCTTGAAAAACTTGGCGTCAAAGTTGAAGAAGCTGTTCTCGTTGGCGATAGCATTCGGAGAGATATTACTGCTGGTAAAAGAATCGGAATGATCACAATTTTCGCTTCTTATGGTGCAACTTTTATCTCCTATGCTGGTGATGCGGATTTTGTAGCTGATAAGCCAGAAGATATCTTAAAAATTCTTCAAATTCTACAAGAAAGTCAGCACGGAGAACGCAGTACTCGATACCCTTGA
- a CDS encoding DUF6293 family protein yields MKTQLVFVGHHKERLLESINALNLTVNKIILFVGEEDISGEERVRRVAEELRNELKINFEVEIQEINKRDVIRAVMQLLRIIRAEKASGREVVINASGSLRTLAIAGYIAGCVANCKIFTSIPKYDENFEEIGVEQIIEIPTLPIDFPSEEQFRVLSTIESGVNSLDELILKLNPSIDRNSRIFFSERSRLSHLISKLETQGLLKREKVGRNVRIVLTDLGKILVEVRS; encoded by the coding sequence ATGAAAACCCAACTTGTCTTCGTCGGACACCACAAAGAAAGACTTCTGGAATCAATAAACGCATTGAATTTAACAGTAAACAAGATCATCCTTTTTGTCGGCGAAGAGGACATTTCTGGCGAGGAGAGAGTAAGGAGAGTTGCAGAAGAGCTGAGAAATGAACTTAAAATAAATTTTGAAGTTGAAATACAAGAGATAAACAAGAGAGACGTTATAAGGGCGGTGATGCAACTTCTCAGGATCATAAGGGCTGAAAAGGCTTCGGGAAGAGAAGTAGTTATTAACGCCTCGGGCTCGCTTCGCACCCTTGCCATAGCGGGCTACATAGCTGGTTGTGTTGCAAATTGCAAAATATTTACTTCAATTCCAAAATACGATGAGAACTTCGAGGAGATAGGAGTTGAGCAGATCATCGAGATTCCAACACTTCCGATCGATTTTCCCAGCGAAGAGCAATTCAGAGTTTTATCAACGATTGAGAGTGGCGTCAATTCACTCGATGAGCTGATCCTGAAGCTAAATCCGAGCATAGACAGGAATTCAAGGATTTTCTTCAGCGAAAGATCGAGGCTAAGCCATTTGATTTCAAAACTCGAAACTCAAGGATTACTCAAAAGAGAGAAAGTCGGGAGAAATGTTAGAATCGTCCTAACAGATCTTGGAAAAATTCTCGTTGAGGTGAGATCGTGA
- a CDS encoding PIN domain-containing protein, giving the protein MNEAVISAKELQILLNQVDEISVMYPLYKHFDLFTAKQEVNGYRLKILQGIADFEEQQSHFSSAEMPSYEDFMQCLISAGIINYKNYDAFKEKLKAYMNLTKTILFSPDTNVLYHRFLSNSGTDPRKVLLVDTVREEIESMLNFKYSPQQIAELKKEAKYQNFLLDEFVNRRMKKSRIACIAVEEYRELRKFAVEIEGIEHSTSDKERNDIIIVKTLRRFEKERNLMPSLLTADRQMADLCNAEGLEHFLFNFPHAIEANFCSHHSMQRLIYNLAMIFGVIRLNSVVIFGEFKGKNSIDEFKLRFLDDELWKSFDKNLRICRRLMSLGIE; this is encoded by the coding sequence ATGAATGAAGCGGTTATTTCAGCCAAAGAGCTTCAAATACTGCTCAACCAAGTTGACGAGATCAGCGTCATGTATCCACTCTACAAGCATTTCGACCTATTCACCGCTAAGCAGGAGGTAAATGGCTACAGGCTCAAGATTTTGCAAGGAATTGCGGATTTCGAAGAACAGCAGTCTCACTTCTCTTCAGCTGAGATGCCATCGTATGAGGACTTCATGCAATGTTTAATTTCTGCGGGCATAATCAACTACAAAAATTACGATGCATTCAAAGAGAAATTAAAGGCTTATATGAACCTTACAAAGACCATTCTTTTCTCTCCAGACACCAATGTCCTTTACCATCGTTTTTTGAGTAATTCTGGAACTGATCCGAGAAAGGTTTTGCTTGTGGACACTGTGCGAGAAGAAATAGAATCTATGCTCAACTTCAAGTATTCGCCACAGCAAATAGCTGAACTTAAAAAGGAGGCAAAATATCAGAACTTTTTACTGGACGAGTTTGTTAACAGGAGAATGAAAAAGTCGAGAATTGCTTGCATTGCTGTTGAAGAGTATAGAGAGCTAAGAAAGTTCGCTGTTGAGATAGAAGGAATAGAACACTCTACGAGTGATAAGGAGCGAAATGACATAATAATTGTAAAAACTCTCCGAAGATTCGAGAAAGAAAGGAACTTAATGCCCTCGCTGTTAACTGCGGACAGACAGATGGCAGATCTTTGCAATGCTGAGGGTCTGGAACACTTTTTATTCAACTTCCCTCATGCCATCGAAGCTAACTTCTGCAGTCATCATTCAATGCAAAGACTGATCTACAACCTCGCAATGATTTTCGGTGTTATCAGACTCAACAGCGTTGTCATATTTGGCGAATTCAAGGGAAAGAACAGTATAGACGAGTTCAAGCTGAGATTTCTGGATGATGAGCTCTGGAAAAGCTTTGATAAGAATTTAAGAATATGCAGGAGGTTGATGTCGCTTGGGATCGAGTAA
- a CDS encoding DUF5518 domain-containing protein: protein MGLRFGIAVGSLLMVVVGWIPIIGPVLAGITAGIVTRSGMRKGVVAGFLSGLIGILILIGMAFWLKSFISSFIEITPLESISKFPQSLICITIFVILLETPIFGLTGGLIGGTLSNIDSSIQKPSKELSEKDSAIIQKLLAEKDEISKLLNNLKESLEAGKISQKTYEELKRNFEKKLNIIDKKLEKVKKE, encoded by the coding sequence ATGGGTTTAAGATTTGGAATCGCTGTCGGATCTCTGTTGATGGTTGTAGTGGGTTGGATACCGATTATAGGTCCAGTTCTTGCTGGTATAACTGCTGGAATTGTTACAAGAAGTGGAATGAGAAAGGGAGTTGTGGCTGGTTTTCTGAGCGGACTGATTGGAATTTTAATACTTATCGGTATGGCTTTCTGGCTTAAATCCTTTATTAGCTCATTTATAGAAATTACACCCTTGGAGTCCATAAGTAAATTCCCACAAAGCTTGATATGTATAACTATTTTTGTAATACTACTCGAAACGCCTATATTTGGGTTAACTGGCGGATTGATAGGAGGCACTCTGAGTAACATTGATTCATCTATCCAAAAACCCTCCAAAGAGTTATCAGAAAAAGATTCCGCAATCATACAAAAACTTTTAGCAGAAAAAGATGAAATTTCAAAACTCCTAAATAATTTGAAAGAGAGCCTAGAAGCCGGTAAAATTAGCCAAAAAACATATGAAGAACTTAAGCGAAATTTTGAGAAGAAATTAAATATAATAGATAAAAAATTGGAAAAAGTTAAGAAAGAGTAA
- a CDS encoding AMP-binding protein — translation MLSEKWANCWSHPSLPREPIYPFGKRPLFEYLRIYAERNPQKDYIIYYGRRISYREMEELTNKFANFLISHGFRKGDNLAMLLPNCPQYHIAFFGTHKAGGCAVSLSPILKEAEMEFFFREVKPKVIVTLDLLAPTVEEVVSHLSIDSVIVPASFREFLPEKPEIDVHPLMQTPTGIENTMTELIRDQPKDKPNVNVSLEDHAVIFFTSGTTGLPKPAVHKHKNALYKAACLYTYSSAHLLVENYAEKTVNFEELARRIAEDEVSLAVMPIFWVAGHDMGVLAPTISGSTVVLLSRWDPVAVLQAIDRYRVTSTYMVFDMYWSILNYPEVTKYRLRSLRTCTGSSFIKGLTKELRDKWKELTGTTLREASYGLTESHTFDTITAGFQTDDLDIKRMEKYGGIFCGIPLPQTFIKIIDEDGKIMPLGQPGEIAIKSPSVIEGYLGNPEANAKSFRDGWLLTGDIGMFDEDGFLYFITRKKYMLKVSGVLVSPSFVEYLILKHPAVESVGVIGAKDPQKGEVPIAFVKLKEEFKGKITEKELLDWCKNNMSPHSVPREIIIKESLPLTPTGKVVKEELIKEYEIKIRS, via the coding sequence ATGCTAAGCGAGAAATGGGCTAATTGTTGGTCACATCCAAGTCTACCAAGGGAACCGATTTATCCCTTTGGTAAAAGACCCCTTTTTGAATATCTGCGCATTTATGCTGAAAGAAATCCACAGAAGGATTACATAATTTATTACGGACGCAGGATAAGCTATAGAGAAATGGAAGAACTTACAAACAAATTTGCGAACTTCTTGATTTCGCATGGTTTTAGAAAAGGCGATAATTTAGCGATGCTATTGCCTAATTGCCCACAATACCACATAGCGTTTTTTGGAACCCATAAAGCAGGTGGGTGTGCTGTATCATTGAGTCCGATACTCAAAGAAGCGGAAATGGAATTCTTCTTCAGGGAGGTGAAACCGAAGGTTATAGTTACGCTGGATTTATTGGCTCCGACTGTTGAAGAAGTTGTAAGCCATCTGTCGATTGATAGCGTTATCGTTCCTGCAAGTTTTCGAGAGTTTTTGCCAGAAAAACCAGAAATTGACGTCCATCCTTTAATGCAAACTCCAACTGGAATCGAGAATACGATGACAGAACTAATAAGAGATCAGCCAAAAGACAAACCAAACGTAAATGTAAGCCTTGAAGACCACGCAGTAATTTTCTTCACAAGTGGCACTACTGGGCTTCCAAAGCCTGCGGTGCATAAGCATAAAAATGCACTCTACAAGGCGGCATGCCTATACACATACAGCTCAGCTCACCTTCTTGTTGAAAACTATGCGGAAAAGACTGTGAATTTCGAAGAACTGGCGAGAAGGATTGCGGAAGATGAGGTATCTCTTGCGGTAATGCCAATATTCTGGGTAGCGGGTCATGATATGGGGGTTTTAGCTCCAACAATTTCAGGCTCAACGGTCGTATTGCTTTCGAGATGGGATCCAGTTGCGGTTCTTCAGGCAATAGATCGCTACAGAGTTACTTCCACTTACATGGTTTTTGATATGTATTGGAGCATTCTAAACTATCCAGAAGTGACTAAATATCGCCTGAGATCATTGAGAACATGCACAGGCTCGAGTTTCATCAAAGGACTTACGAAAGAACTCAGAGACAAATGGAAAGAATTGACTGGAACTACCCTGCGTGAAGCTTCCTACGGCTTAACTGAGTCGCATACATTCGACACAATAACCGCTGGATTTCAAACAGATGATCTGGATATAAAAAGAATGGAAAAATACGGCGGTATTTTCTGTGGAATTCCTTTGCCTCAAACGTTTATCAAGATAATCGACGAAGATGGCAAAATTATGCCTCTTGGTCAGCCCGGAGAGATTGCGATAAAATCTCCTTCTGTGATTGAAGGTTACTTGGGGAATCCTGAGGCAAATGCAAAGTCCTTCAGAGATGGGTGGTTACTGACTGGCGACATAGGAATGTTCGATGAAGACGGTTTTCTATACTTTATTACAAGAAAAAAATACATGCTTAAGGTCTCTGGTGTGCTTGTTTCGCCTTCATTCGTTGAATATCTGATCCTAAAGCATCCCGCTGTTGAATCCGTAGGCGTTATCGGAGCAAAGGATCCACAAAAGGGAGAAGTCCCAATAGCCTTTGTTAAGCTGAAAGAAGAATTCAAAGGAAAAATCACCGAAAAAGAGCTTTTAGATTGGTGCAAGAATAACATGTCCCCCCATAGCGTTCCAAGAGAGATAATAATAAAAGAGAGTCTACCGCTAACGCCTACGGGAAAAGTTGTGAAAGAAGAGTTGATAAAGGAATACGAGATCAAAATTAGAAGTTAG
- a CDS encoding class II glutamine amidotransferase, producing the protein MCELFALSCNSKDRGTFSLPLFARYHTRYWHGWGIGYYEDGKAVVKKSTKDPNSSEIFRKAVENARSNVILAHLRLATRGEVCEKNCHPFRFGFLNRDWLFAHNGDLPINYPSKVESNTDSAMAFSFMIDKIVEYLRRSRFRGIYPAVKLATKTLLESYNGTLNYLLTDGNALFAFCNHRNMFMLRREKDYGGAILISTQKLTDERWVPIPKNRIICLINGELFVVSKEICLRE; encoded by the coding sequence ATGTGTGAGCTTTTCGCTTTAAGCTGTAACAGTAAAGATAGGGGGACTTTTAGCCTTCCGTTGTTTGCAAGGTATCATACCCGTTACTGGCATGGATGGGGAATCGGATACTACGAAGATGGCAAAGCGGTGGTCAAAAAATCTACAAAAGATCCGAACTCAAGCGAGATTTTCAGAAAAGCAGTAGAAAATGCGAGAAGCAATGTGATATTGGCGCACTTGAGACTTGCAACAAGAGGTGAAGTCTGTGAGAAAAACTGCCACCCGTTTCGTTTTGGATTTCTCAACAGAGACTGGCTATTCGCCCACAACGGCGATCTACCGATAAACTACCCGAGCAAAGTTGAAAGTAATACTGACTCCGCTATGGCTTTCTCTTTCATGATCGACAAAATTGTTGAATATCTGAGAAGAAGTAGATTCAGGGGAATTTATCCAGCGGTTAAGTTGGCAACCAAGACATTACTTGAAAGCTACAATGGAACCCTAAACTATTTACTAACCGATGGTAATGCTCTGTTTGCCTTCTGCAACCACCGAAACATGTTCATGCTAAGAAGGGAAAAAGACTACGGTGGAGCGATTTTGATTTCAACTCAGAAACTCACCGACGAAAGATGGGTTCCGATTCCTAAGAACAGAATTATTTGCTTGATCAACGGAGAGTTATTTGTTGTGAGCAAAGAGATTTGCTTAAGGGAATAA
- a CDS encoding type II toxin-antitoxin system VapC family toxin: protein MIVLDASAAVKWFLREKESEEMKLLLEKIISKEFEVHVPELLFLEVANVLRYAKLSEEDVIEGIKALMILDFSVHGFKELFEDAVEIAFEKGLTIYDSVYLALSMKLGAVLVTYDSILLKFGGKKASDLIRL from the coding sequence ATGATTGTCCTTGACGCAAGCGCCGCTGTAAAGTGGTTTTTGAGAGAGAAAGAAAGCGAGGAGATGAAACTATTGCTGGAGAAGATAATTTCCAAAGAATTCGAAGTGCACGTTCCAGAGCTTTTGTTTTTGGAAGTTGCAAACGTCTTAAGATATGCCAAGCTGAGCGAAGAAGATGTCATTGAAGGCATAAAAGCTTTGATGATACTTGATTTCTCAGTTCATGGCTTTAAAGAGCTTTTTGAAGACGCTGTTGAGATTGCCTTTGAGAAAGGGCTAACGATTTACGATTCTGTCTATTTAGCATTATCCATGAAGCTTGGAGCAGTGCTTGTAACTTATGATAGCATTCTTCTAAAATTTGGAGGAAAGAAAGCGTCGGATTTGATTCGACTGTGA